Proteins encoded in a region of the Nicotiana tomentosiformis chromosome 9, ASM39032v3, whole genome shotgun sequence genome:
- the LOC117276856 gene encoding uncharacterized protein: MTLGGSSTISSINQMKILLWNCRGAANPAFIRNIKAIFSWNNPSILALTETKLYEDESFKEELGFSGILQARADGYSGGMVLLWKSEEVIVDPLVSTNQELHATVQPTPFFSPMRGIRQGDPLSPYLFIISNAVAIHKVVQTFGTLAGQKINNNKSCIVFSPNIPQSVQDDILNMRFSYQVGKYLGLPITRLQPKSADYQYLLDQMNNRLQVWKTKFLNLGGWTTLVKSVLASIPTSAMQYILLPAKITNHIDKIQQNFLWGSTTTKRKIHLVNWEQVTLPRAYGGLGIHQSISENLALIAGLAWPFRRHPKSLCHHC; encoded by the exons ATGACACTGGGAGGCAGCTCTACCATTTCATCAATTAACCAAATGAAAATTCTTCTATGGAATTGTCGTGGGGCGGCTAACCCAGCTTTTATCCGAAATATTAAAGCTATATTTTCATGGAATAACCCTTCTATTTTAGCCTTGACAGAAACAAAACTTTATGAAGATGAGTCTTTCAAGGAAGAACTTGGATTCTCGGGCATCTTGCAGGCTCGCGCAGATGGCTACTCTGGAGGCATGGTTCTATTATGGAAAAGTGAGGAAGTTATTGTTGATCCCCTAGTTTCCACAAATCAAGAACTTCATGCAACCGTACAG CCTACCCCCTTTTTTTCTCCAATGAGAGGCATCCGTCAAGGTGATCCTTTATCTCCATATTTGTTTATCATCT CAAATGCTGTCGCAATCCATAAGGTCGTCCAAACATTTGGTACCTTGGCAGGACAAAAGATCAATAATAACAAATCCTGCATTGTCTTTTCGCCAAATATCCCTCAAAGCGTCCAAGATGACATTTTAAATATGCGTTTCTCTTATCAAGTTGGTAAATACCTTGGACTCCCAATCACTAGGCTTCAACCTAAGAGTGCGGATTATCAATATCTCCTTGACCAAATGAACAATAGACTGCAAGTATGGAAGACCAAATTTCTCAACCTTGGGGGTTGGACTACTTTAGTTAAATCCGTTCTTGCTTCCATACCTACATCTGCAATGCAATATATTTTACTTCCTGCAAAAATTACTAACCACATTGATAAAATTCAACAAAATTTTCTATGGGGCTCCACCACTACTAAACGTAAAATTCATCTTGTTAACTGGGAACAAGTTACGCTGCCTCGTGCCTATGGTGGATTGGGAATCCACCAATCCATAAGTGAGAATTTAGCTCTTATTGCTGGATTAGCTTGGCCCTTTCGCCGTCATCCCAAATCCCTGTGTCATCACTGCTAA
- the LOC104096670 gene encoding outer envelope pore protein 16-2, chloroplastic, whose product MNSNLETRSLLHGFDKGGFFDLGHPLLNRIAESFVKAAGIGAVQAVAREAYFTASEGASGDSTSIPPEITGPKRNRFPDLRGETNRKSIEALVKSTGKESVQWGLAAGMYSGLTYGLKEARGVHDWKNSALAGAITGAALALTLEDRSHEQVVQCAITGAAISSAANLLTGIF is encoded by the exons ATGAACAGTAACTTGGAGACTCGATCATTGCTCCATGGCTTTGACAAGGGAGGTTTCTTTGATTTGGGACATCCTCTTCTCAACCGTATTGCTGAAAGCTTCGTCAAAGCTGCCGGG ATTGGTGCTGTTCAAGCGGTTGCTCGTGAGGCTTATTTCACTGCTTCTGAAG GTGCAAGTGGAGATAGTACCAGCATACCACCAGAGATCACTGGTCCCAAGAGGAATCGATTTCCAGACCTTAGAG GGGAGACTAACAGAAAGTCAATTGAGGCCCTG GTAAAGAGCACCGGAAAAGAGTCCGTTCAATGGG GACTAGCTGCAGGGATGTACTCTGGTCTTACTTATGGATTGAAGGAGGCTCGTGGAGTTCATGATTGG AAAAATAGTGCTTTGGCGGGAGCAATAACTGGTGCGGCTTTGGCTTTGACACTGGAGGATCGTTCTCATGAACAGGTGGTGCAGTGTGCTATTACAGGAGCAGCTATCTCTAGTGCCGCGAATCTGCTTACAGGAATATTCTAG